A window of Meiothermus sp. CFH 77666 contains these coding sequences:
- the groES gene encoding co-chaperone GroES, with protein sequence MLRPLGDRVVVKRIEEEAKTKGGIVLPDTAKEKPQKGKVIAVGSGRVLDNGTKLPLEVKQGDTVVFAKYGGTEIEIDGEEYIILSERDLLAVM encoded by the coding sequence ATGCTCAGACCCCTCGGTGACCGTGTGGTGGTCAAGCGCATCGAAGAAGAAGCCAAGACCAAAGGTGGCATCGTGCTGCCCGATACTGCCAAGGAAAAACCCCAGAAGGGTAAGGTGATTGCCGTGGGTAGCGGGCGGGTGCTGGACAACGGAACCAAGCTGCCCCTGGAAGTCAAGCAGGGGGATACCGTAGTCTTCGCCAAGTACGGCGGTACCGAGATCGAGATTGACGGGGAAGAGTACATCATCCTCTCCGAGCGTGACCTGCTGGCAGTGATGTAA
- a CDS encoding VOC family protein, protein MTPTPTLSLTGLTLRVQNLERQLAFYQGLLGLEVLRQQGPQTDLAPAGGKFTLTLLHEPTAPLRPQPTLGLYHFALLLPSRAALAAIFRRLVEARYPHFQGASDHGVSEALYLADPEGNGLELYRDRPRLEWPFRDGRLAMVSEPLDLEALLAEAKHSQPLDPETTLGHLHLHVRELDEAQTFYEGLGLELMQGDYPGARFLAADGYHHHIGINLWARGRTAPADATGLLAYQIALRGRIPQTLTDPVGAQVQVVPL, encoded by the coding sequence ATGACACCAACCCCTACCCTGTCGCTGACCGGCCTGACCCTGCGGGTGCAGAACCTCGAGCGCCAACTGGCCTTCTACCAGGGCTTGCTGGGCCTCGAGGTTCTTCGCCAGCAGGGCCCCCAGACCGACCTGGCCCCTGCAGGCGGAAAATTCACCCTTACCCTGTTGCACGAGCCCACCGCTCCCCTGCGCCCCCAGCCCACCCTGGGGCTCTACCACTTTGCTTTGCTGCTGCCCAGCCGGGCCGCTCTGGCCGCTATTTTCCGGCGGCTGGTGGAGGCCCGCTACCCCCACTTTCAGGGCGCCTCCGACCACGGCGTCTCGGAGGCCCTCTACCTGGCCGACCCCGAGGGCAACGGGCTCGAGCTCTACCGCGACCGGCCCCGGCTCGAGTGGCCCTTCCGGGACGGGCGGCTGGCCATGGTTTCGGAGCCGCTTGACCTGGAAGCCCTTCTTGCCGAAGCCAAGCACAGCCAGCCGCTCGACCCAGAGACCACCCTGGGGCATCTGCACCTTCACGTGCGCGAACTGGACGAAGCCCAGACGTTCTACGAGGGGCTGGGCCTGGAGCTGATGCAGGGCGACTACCCCGGCGCCCGCTTCCTGGCCGCCGATGGCTACCATCATCACATTGGCATCAACCTGTGGGCGCGGGGCCGCACCGCCCCCGCAGACGCTACCGGACTGCTTGCCTACCAGATCGCCCTCCGGGGCCGGATCCCCCAGACCCTTACCGACCCGGTCGGCGCACAGGTACAGGTTGTGCCCCTATAG
- a CDS encoding ElyC/SanA/YdcF family protein gives MERSSQPWLYTNLNQVPYNRVGLVLGTGPTTVRGKPNPYFVGRIQAAARLYQARKVDYLLVSGDNSSPYYDEPSAMREALMALGVPKERIYRDYAGFRTLDSVVRAREVFGEQRFTIISQQFHNQRAVFIARYRGLEAIGYNAPNPPEGFNSNTRFREPLARVQMVLDLLLNRQPRYLGAPIRIGIDPSQ, from the coding sequence GTGGAGCGCTCGAGCCAGCCTTGGCTTTACACAAACCTCAATCAGGTTCCCTACAACCGGGTGGGGCTGGTGCTGGGTACCGGCCCCACCACCGTTCGCGGCAAGCCCAACCCCTACTTTGTGGGCCGCATCCAGGCCGCCGCAAGGCTGTACCAGGCCAGAAAAGTTGATTACCTGCTGGTGAGCGGGGACAACAGCAGTCCCTACTACGACGAGCCCTCGGCCATGCGCGAGGCCCTTATGGCCCTGGGGGTTCCCAAGGAGCGCATCTACCGCGACTATGCCGGTTTTCGTACCCTGGACTCGGTGGTACGGGCCAGGGAGGTTTTTGGGGAGCAACGCTTCACCATCATCTCGCAGCAGTTCCACAACCAGCGGGCGGTGTTTATTGCCCGGTATCGGGGCCTCGAGGCCATTGGCTATAACGCCCCGAACCCGCCCGAGGGGTTCAACTCCAACACCCGCTTCCGCGAACCGCTGGCCCGGGTGCAGATGGTGCTGGACCTGCTCTTGAACCGACAACCCAGGTACCTGGGAGCACCGATTCGGATTGGAATAGACCCTAGTCAGTAG
- a CDS encoding SDR family oxidoreductase codes for MRVFITGGTGYLGSALLRQRPGQPWVLGASYVSGAPALPGVEWVRLDIRDAKAVEATLARFRPAVVIHTAYSKAGPEALEAITVQGSAHVAQACAKLGARLIHLSTDQVFDGERPPYAESALPNPITPYGRAKLEAERRVQAILPEATLVRTSLIWGLNPLDVTSQMVLEIADGKRAGGLFVDEYRSFVFVEDLAQALWELVSLNFQGVLHLGGAEVLSRLEFGRLIAPLHGRDPARLPAQRRADFPEPRPANCALDSSLARSLLQTRLRGVREVLRGLGPVRQQP; via the coding sequence ATGCGTGTTTTTATAACAGGGGGAACCGGATACCTGGGTTCCGCGCTCTTGCGCCAGCGGCCCGGCCAGCCCTGGGTGCTGGGGGCCAGCTACGTTAGCGGCGCTCCTGCGCTGCCGGGGGTGGAGTGGGTTCGGCTGGATATTCGGGATGCAAAGGCGGTAGAGGCCACCCTGGCCCGGTTTCGCCCGGCGGTGGTCATTCACACCGCCTACAGCAAAGCTGGCCCGGAGGCGCTCGAGGCCATTACGGTGCAGGGCAGTGCCCACGTGGCCCAGGCTTGCGCGAAGCTGGGTGCACGGCTCATCCACCTCTCTACCGACCAGGTGTTCGACGGCGAGCGCCCGCCCTATGCCGAGTCGGCGCTGCCGAATCCCATCACCCCGTATGGCCGGGCCAAGCTCGAGGCCGAGCGGCGGGTGCAGGCCATCCTGCCCGAAGCAACCCTTGTCCGCACCTCGCTCATCTGGGGTCTGAACCCGTTGGACGTGACCAGCCAGATGGTGCTGGAGATTGCCGATGGAAAGCGGGCCGGGGGGCTTTTTGTGGACGAGTACCGCTCCTTCGTGTTTGTGGAGGATCTGGCCCAGGCCCTATGGGAGCTGGTTTCGCTCAACTTTCAGGGGGTGCTGCACTTGGGGGGCGCCGAGGTGCTGAGCCGGCTCGAGTTTGGTCGGCTGATCGCCCCCTTACACGGGCGCGACCCGGCCCGGCTGCCCGCACAGCGCCGTGCCGACTTCCCGGAGCCCCGCCCCGCCAACTGTGCCCTGGATAGCTCCCTGGCCCGGTCTTTGCTCCAGACCCGCCTGCGTGGGGTGCGCGAGGTCTTGCGGGGGCTGGGGCCAGTTCGCCAGCAGCCGTAG
- a CDS encoding RNA methyltransferase, protein MRITSPANPRIKAAALLKERKERERTGLFLIEGSRELERALASGIELVELYCGEHLDPDEARLIQFERFEPAHVVEVSEPVLKKLSTRENPAGVVAVGRMPSPSLAGFKPPRNALLLVAVGLEKPGNLGALLRSADAAGADAVLVVGGVDIYSPQVIRNSTGVVFSLPTFAAPEQAVLDWLEEHQMPLVATTPHTDQVYWDADLRGPVAIVLGPEHTGLGEGWLKRARLKVRIPMQGQADSLNVSVTAALMLYEARRQRRTTD, encoded by the coding sequence ATGCGCATTACCTCCCCCGCCAACCCACGCATCAAGGCTGCCGCACTTCTCAAGGAGCGCAAAGAGCGCGAGCGAACCGGGCTATTTTTGATAGAGGGCTCGAGGGAACTCGAGCGGGCCCTGGCCTCAGGCATCGAACTGGTAGAGCTTTACTGCGGTGAACACCTCGATCCCGACGAGGCGCGTCTGATTCAGTTCGAGAGGTTCGAACCGGCGCACGTGGTGGAAGTCTCCGAGCCGGTGCTAAAAAAGCTCAGCACCCGGGAGAACCCGGCGGGTGTGGTGGCGGTGGGCCGAATGCCCAGTCCTTCCCTGGCTGGCTTCAAGCCTCCCCGAAACGCCCTGCTGCTGGTGGCGGTGGGGCTGGAAAAACCCGGCAACCTGGGAGCCCTGCTGCGCTCGGCCGACGCCGCCGGGGCCGATGCGGTGCTGGTGGTGGGCGGGGTGGACATCTACAGCCCCCAGGTGATTCGCAACTCCACCGGGGTGGTTTTTTCGTTGCCCACCTTTGCGGCTCCAGAACAGGCAGTGCTGGACTGGCTGGAAGAGCACCAGATGCCCCTGGTAGCCACCACCCCCCACACCGACCAGGTTTACTGGGATGCCGACTTGCGGGGGCCGGTGGCCATTGTGCTGGGGCCCGAGCACACCGGGCTGGGTGAGGGGTGGCTGAAGCGGGCCAGACTGAAGGTTCGGATTCCCATGCAAGGCCAGGCCGATAGCCTGAACGTTTCGGTTACGGCGGCCTTGATGCTCTACGAGGCCAGAAGACAGCGCCGAACTACTGACTAG
- the groL gene encoding chaperonin GroEL (60 kDa chaperone family; promotes refolding of misfolded polypeptides especially under stressful conditions; forms two stacked rings of heptamers to form a barrel-shaped 14mer; ends can be capped by GroES; misfolded proteins enter the barrel where they are refolded when GroES binds), with product MAKMLVFDEASRRGLERGMNAVANAVKVTLGPRGRNVVLEKKFGSPTITKDGVSVAKEVELEDHLENIGAKLMIEIASKTNDITGDGTTTATVLGQAIVREGLRNVAAGANPLALKRGIEKAVEVAVKSIQELAVPVNDRKAIFEVASVSANNDAEIGNLIADAMEKVGREGVITVEESKSLDTELNFVEGYQFDKGYISPYFVNNPDAMEAQLDDPYILITEKKVSNVRELLPVLEQVAQTGKPLLLIAEDVEGEALATLVVNRLRGTLNIAAVKAPGFGDRRKEMLKDLAAITGGTVISEELGFKLENATLSMLGRAERVRINKDETTVVGGKGKKEDIEARINGIKKELETSDSEYAKEKLQERLAKLAGGVAVIRVGAATETELKEKKHRYEDALSTARAAVEEGIVPGGGVALLRAVPAIKNLLKELEGDEATGAKIVLRAIEEPARQIAANAGYEGSVVVNNILSKKEKNYGFNAATGEYGDMMEWGIVDPAKVTRTALQNAASIGSLILMTEAVVAEKPEEKKAPAAPAGGMGGDMDF from the coding sequence ATGGCAAAAATGCTGGTTTTTGATGAAGCCTCCCGCCGCGGCCTCGAGCGCGGCATGAACGCGGTAGCCAACGCCGTGAAGGTAACCCTGGGCCCCCGTGGCCGCAATGTGGTGCTGGAGAAGAAGTTCGGTAGCCCCACCATCACCAAAGACGGGGTGAGCGTAGCCAAAGAGGTGGAGCTGGAGGATCATCTAGAGAACATCGGCGCCAAGCTGATGATCGAGATCGCCTCCAAGACCAACGACATCACCGGTGACGGCACCACCACCGCCACCGTGCTGGGCCAGGCCATCGTGCGCGAGGGTTTGCGCAACGTGGCTGCGGGGGCCAACCCGTTGGCGCTGAAGCGCGGCATTGAAAAGGCCGTAGAGGTGGCGGTCAAGAGCATCCAGGAGCTGGCTGTGCCCGTCAACGACCGCAAGGCCATCTTTGAAGTGGCCAGCGTCTCGGCCAACAACGACGCCGAGATCGGCAACCTGATCGCCGACGCCATGGAGAAGGTGGGCCGTGAGGGGGTCATCACCGTCGAGGAGTCCAAGAGCCTGGACACCGAGCTCAACTTTGTGGAGGGGTACCAGTTCGACAAGGGCTACATCTCCCCCTACTTCGTCAACAACCCCGACGCCATGGAGGCCCAGCTCGACGACCCCTACATCCTGATCACCGAGAAGAAGGTCTCCAACGTACGCGAGCTGCTTCCCGTGCTGGAGCAGGTGGCCCAGACCGGTAAGCCCCTGCTGCTTATCGCCGAGGACGTGGAGGGTGAGGCCCTGGCTACCCTGGTGGTCAACCGCCTGCGTGGCACCTTGAACATCGCGGCTGTCAAGGCTCCGGGCTTCGGCGATCGCCGCAAGGAGATGCTCAAAGACCTGGCAGCCATCACCGGCGGCACCGTAATCAGCGAGGAGCTGGGCTTCAAGCTGGAAAACGCCACCCTCTCCATGCTGGGCCGCGCCGAGCGCGTCCGCATCAACAAGGACGAGACCACCGTGGTGGGCGGCAAGGGCAAGAAGGAAGACATCGAGGCCCGCATCAACGGCATCAAGAAGGAGCTCGAGACCTCCGATAGCGAATACGCCAAGGAGAAGCTGCAAGAGCGCCTGGCCAAGCTGGCCGGTGGGGTGGCGGTAATCCGCGTGGGGGCTGCTACCGAAACCGAGCTCAAGGAGAAGAAACACCGCTACGAGGATGCCCTCTCAACCGCCCGCGCTGCAGTGGAGGAAGGCATCGTGCCGGGCGGTGGCGTGGCCCTGCTGCGCGCTGTGCCTGCCATCAAGAACCTGCTCAAGGAACTCGAGGGCGATGAAGCCACCGGCGCCAAGATCGTGCTGCGGGCCATCGAAGAACCCGCCCGCCAGATTGCTGCCAACGCCGGTTACGAGGGCAGCGTGGTGGTGAACAACATCCTGAGCAAGAAGGAGAAGAACTACGGCTTCAATGCTGCTACCGGCGAGTACGGCGACATGATGGAGTGGGGCATCGTAGACCCGGCCAAGGTCACCCGCACCGCTCTGCAGAACGCTGCTTCCATCGGCTCGCTGATCCTCATGACCGAGGCCGTGGTGGCCGAGAAGCCCGAAGAGAAGAAAGCCCCCGCCGCACCCGCCGGCGGCATGGGCGGCGACATGGACTTCTAA
- a CDS encoding Fumble domain-containing protein yields MRKLGVDFGLSNTDVVLVENDQILAHQTLKTGPASPEALFGVLQHLDVRPSELGAVASAGGLSRHLPDTFEGLAIQKIGEAQAVGRGALALSGLTEALVVSAGTGTAMIAARGAEAQHFTGSAVGGGTLLGLSRLLLGTSDPLEVARLAEAGNPSAVDSTLVDVIGGGIGHLPPDATAVNLGRLVEGVNPSREDLAAGLVTLVGQVIAMIAINAAQAAGLPQIVIVGHLPDLKPMRQAFERVWYFYQIEPRPLIPRLPGLATAYGAALCAK; encoded by the coding sequence ATGCGGAAACTTGGCGTAGACTTTGGCCTCTCCAATACCGATGTGGTGCTGGTGGAAAACGACCAGATTCTGGCCCACCAGACCCTAAAAACCGGCCCCGCCAGCCCGGAGGCGCTATTTGGGGTGCTCCAGCACCTGGACGTGCGGCCCTCTGAACTGGGGGCCGTTGCCAGCGCCGGAGGTCTGTCGCGCCACCTGCCGGATACCTTTGAAGGGCTGGCCATACAGAAAATCGGCGAGGCCCAGGCAGTGGGGCGGGGGGCGCTGGCCCTGTCCGGCCTGACCGAAGCCCTGGTGGTCTCGGCAGGCACTGGTACGGCCATGATTGCTGCTCGAGGAGCCGAAGCCCAGCACTTCACCGGCTCGGCGGTGGGGGGCGGCACCCTGCTGGGTTTGTCCCGGCTGCTCCTGGGCACTTCGGATCCGCTCGAGGTGGCCCGTCTGGCTGAAGCGGGCAACCCCAGCGCCGTGGACTCCACGCTGGTGGACGTGATTGGGGGGGGTATTGGTCACCTGCCGCCCGATGCCACCGCCGTGAACCTTGGTCGGCTGGTAGAAGGGGTGAACCCCAGCCGCGAGGATCTGGCGGCGGGCCTGGTGACGCTGGTGGGGCAGGTGATCGCCATGATTGCTATCAACGCCGCACAGGCTGCCGGCCTGCCGCAGATTGTGATTGTGGGGCATCTGCCCGACCTGAAGCCCATGCGCCAGGCGTTTGAGCGGGTCTGGTACTTTTACCAGATTGAGCCCCGGCCCCTCATTCCCCGCCTGCCTGGACTGGCCACCGCCTACGGCGCGGCCCTCTGTGCGAAGTAA
- a CDS encoding N-acetyltransferase, with amino-acid sequence MEIRPERPEEYARVEQIHTLAFGGPREARVVALVRQSPFYRPELSLVAVVEGEPVGHILFSEVGLQDETGIMRKGVVLAPLAVHPAFQNLGAGKHLVEAGLARLEALGAPLVLVRGHAHYYPRFGFVPSEQLGIRPPFAVAPEEYMAKPLSAYTPAYRGIVRYPAAFAEVGYPVEYGL; translated from the coding sequence GTGGAAATCCGACCCGAACGCCCGGAGGAATACGCACGGGTGGAGCAAATCCACACCCTGGCCTTTGGGGGTCCACGGGAAGCCCGGGTGGTGGCCCTGGTGCGCCAGTCGCCCTTTTACCGGCCCGAGCTATCGCTGGTGGCGGTTGTGGAGGGTGAGCCCGTAGGGCACATTCTGTTTAGCGAGGTGGGGTTGCAGGATGAAACCGGCATCATGCGGAAGGGGGTGGTGCTGGCCCCTTTGGCGGTGCATCCAGCGTTTCAAAACCTGGGGGCGGGCAAACACCTGGTGGAAGCCGGGTTGGCGCGGCTGGAAGCCCTGGGGGCGCCGCTGGTGCTGGTGCGGGGCCATGCCCACTACTACCCCCGCTTCGGTTTTGTGCCCTCGGAGCAACTGGGCATCCGCCCGCCGTTTGCGGTAGCCCCCGAGGAATACATGGCCAAACCGCTCTCGGCTTACACCCCCGCGTACCGGGGCATCGTGCGCTACCCGGCAGCCTTTGCCGAGGTGGGCTACCCGGTGGAGTACGGGCTATAG